The proteins below come from a single Argentina anserina chromosome 1, drPotAnse1.1, whole genome shotgun sequence genomic window:
- the LOC126795231 gene encoding eukaryotic translation initiation factor NCBP, with product MDLVAEKKEMDNHNTYARALIDSTASSSSSSIDNPTKDAEDQRDLRPALHPLKNKFVFWYTRRTPGVRSQTSYEDNIKKIVDFSTVEGFWVCYCHLARPSSLPSPTDLHLFKDGIRPLWEDSANCNGGKWIIRFKKAVSGRFWEDLVLALVGDQLDYRENICGAVLSIRFNEDIVSIWNRNASDHQAVMALRDAIKRNLKLPHSYVMEYKPHDASLRDNSSYRNTWLRG from the exons ATGGATTTGGTTGCAGAGAAGAAGGAGATGGACAATCACAACACCTACGCTCGAGCTCTCATCGATTCtactgcttcttcttcttcttcttctatcgATAACCCCACCAAAGACGCCGAAGACCAACGCGACCTCCGACCTGCCCTCCATCCTCTCAAG AACAAATTCGTGTTCTGGTACACTCGTCGCACACCCGGAGTTCGAAGCCAGACTTCGTATGAAGACAACATCAAGAAGATCGTCGACTTCAGCACG GTCGAAGGTTTCTGGGTGTGTTATTGCCACCTGGCTCGTCCTAGCTCATTGCCCAGCCCAACTGACTTGCATCTCTTCAAGGATGGAATTCGTCCTCTCTGGGAG GACTCTGCTAATTGCAACGGTGGTAAATGGATTATACGCTTCAAGAAGGCTGTCTCCGGCCGCTTTTGGGAGGACCTT GTTCTTGCCTTGGTTGGTGACCAACTTGACTACAGAGAGAACATATGTGGGGCGGTACTAAGCATTAGATTCAATGAGGACATAGTCAGTATCTGGAATCGTAATGCTTCTGATCATCAG GCTGTAATGGCTTTAAGGGATGCTATTAAGCGGAACTTGAAGCTCCCACACAGCTATGTCATGGAGTACAAGCCTCATGATGCTTCACTCCGTGACAATTCATCATATCGAAACACTTGGTTGAGGGGTTAG
- the LOC126795212 gene encoding 5'-adenylylsulfate reductase-like 5, producing MGSSCKYVIFLLMLLCITTLQLVSSSSSSSLVCPHQSDLFRVTLLQSQCPISISPYPPLQVDGNFIDRVLSSKRNSGYTSILFYASWCPFSRRLIPSFEMLSFMFPQVEHLAVEQSSAFPSVFSRYGIPSFPSILIVNQTSRVRYHGPKDLMSLVQFYQKITRLEPVQYYYHDQSLSLEHGEKTIRSMNNLPSLREISRMEPYLVFATLFLCLRVLLHILPKALTHLKAFWVLYIPHFNVGIFGETSQIMGRILHMVDVRRIWNKLRLCKTRNFHEGAKNARVWASSLTSVSLGESSSARSSSF from the exons ATGGGTTCTTCTTGTAAATATGTAatctttttgttgatgttgttaTGTATTACAACCCTACAACTTGTAtcgtcgtcttcttcttcttcccttgTCTGCCCTCACCAATCCGATTTGTTCCGTGTTACTCTTCTTCAATCTCAATGCCCCATCTCAATCTCTCCCTACCCACCTCTCCAG GTGGATGGAAACTTCATTGACAGAGTTTTGTCATCAAAACGGAATTCTGGTTATACATCTATACTTTTCTATGCATCTTGGTGCCCATTTTCACGCAGGTTGATACCTAGTTTTGAAATGCTTAGCTTCATGTTCCCTCAAGTGGAGCATTTGGCAGTTGAGCAGTCTTCAGCCTTCCCAAG TGTATTCTCAAGATATGGAATCCCTAGCTTCCCTTCTATTCTAATAGTCAACCAGACGTCAAGGGTGCGATATCATGGTCCAAAAGATCTCATGTCCCTTGTACAATTTTACCAGAAAATCACAA GACTTGAGCCGGTTCAATATTATTATCATGATCAATCCCTCAGTCTTGAACATGGTGAAAAGACAATCCGATCAATGAATAACCTGCCTTCACTAAGAGAGATATCAAGGATGGAACCGTATTTAGTTTTCGCTACATTGTTTCTCTGTCTTCGGGTACTTCTACACATACTGCCTAAGGCATTGACTCACCTGAAAGCTTTCTGGGTTCTATACATTCCTCATTTCAATGTGGGAATCTTTGGAGAGACAAGTCAAATTATGGGGCGTATCCTCCACATGGTTGATGTTAGGAGGATTTGGAATAAGCTGAGATTATGCAAGACCAGGAATTTCCACGAAGGTGCAAAGAATGCTAGGGTTTGGGCTTCTTCCCTGACTTCAGTCTCGTTGGGTGAATCCTCATCTGCTAGATCATCGTCATTTTAA